A region of the Stieleria neptunia genome:
GCGGCGTCCGATCGCGGCGCCGTGGCAGGCCCCGGCGTTGCAACCGAACCGCGTCAGGATGGGAACGACTTGGGTCTCAAAATCAATCGCCTCGGTCGGCCCGTTCCCCCGCGCCCGCTCCCCCACACCGCCGGCGCAGAGCACCACCGCGATCATCGAAAACCGAAACAAGCGTCGGATGGTCAACACGAAGGAGCTGCCTCGCGAATGGGTTGGTCAGTCGTCAGTCGTCAGTCGTCAGTCGTCAGTCGTCAGTCGTCAGTCGTCAGATTTGAAACTTGAAACTTGAAACTTGAAACTTGAAACTTGAAACTTGAAACTTGAAACTTGAAACTTGAAACTTGAAACTTGAAACTTGAGATTTCAGAAACTCGACTCTTTCCCTCATTTCCTGCCGGCGTTCGGGCGTCTGCGCATGTTCATGGCTCGTCCGGGATAGGCCGCTTTTTGCAGTTCTTCCGCGGTGGGAGGCGTCTTTCCGAGTGCTTTGGCGAACTCGCCTGCGATCTTCACGCCGTCGGTCATCGAGGGTTGGATCAGCGCAAAATTCGCCAGCACTTTGTTGTCATTGGCAATCAAAACGGTCAGCTCGACGTTGCGATTGAGCCCGTAGGCGCCGGGCCCTTCGGCGCCGTCGATCGAGATTCCGACGGGGACTTTTAAATTCAACGACGGCCGCGCCCGAGTCAGGTAGGCTTCCGCTTCGGCCTTGTCGTCGTTGAGCCAAACGATGGCGGAGTAGGACGGCGGCTCTTTGAGCGTTTGGGCATAGTTGGTCAAACCACGGGCCAACCCCAGTCCGGGACGGGTCAGTTTGTGGACGAACACCAGCAACGTGGGTTTGCCTTCGGCGTCGGCGATCGCGTCGAATTCCTGGCCGGCGACGTCATCGTAAACGCCCCGCAACTTCAGCGGCGTCAGTTTCTCCCCAGGTTGTGGCCCGGAGAACACCGGATCGTCGCCGCGCGACAACGGAGCCGAGGAGACGCCGATGAAACCGACCGTCCACAGCGCCACAAGGACCAGCCCGGCCGACCTGAAGCGACGTTTCTCAATCACAGACTGCATCACAGACATGGCGTTTTCTCAACCAGAAGGGGGATCGGAAGAGTTCCGTTATACCCCAACCCCGCGGCATTGGCGACTTGAAACGTCAATCCGCCTCGATCGATTGACGATAGCTCTTGGGCGCCACACCGACTTGGGATTTGAATTGGCGATAAAACGTCGACAGGTCATTGAAACCGCATTCGAACGCCACCGATGCGATCGACAGATTGGTTTGCGCCAACTGGTGCTTGGCGTGGTTGATGGCAAGCCGACGGACATGGGTCAACCAAGTGGATCCGGTGACCTCCTGAAACAGCTTGGTGAACGCGCGGCGGGAGAGCCCGAGCGACGCTGCGGCGGCGTCGATCGTCGACGCCTCATAGAACTCCGTCGCCAGTCGCGCCACATAATCTTCGACGAGCTCGCGGTCGTTGCTGCGGCGGCCCCGCGAAACATCCGCCTCCGCGGAGGAGCCCCCCAGCTGCATCACCCATTCGACGATTCGCAGCGCCGAGGCGACCATCGAGACCGGTCGCGTCGCATCACCGCTGACCTGGTGATGCCGCATCCGACGAAGCTGTGTTGCCACCCGATTGGAAAAATGCGGATTTCCGGCGACCAAGCCGCAGCGGAGCCGGTCGATGAGCCCGCCGTCGAACGCGAACAGCGACGGATCGATGCAACAAACATACAAACTGCTGGCGGCATCCGGTGCATCGGTGATCCGGTTGGCCGTCAGCGGAGGTACGATCACCAAGTCCCCTGATTCAAAATGATACACACGATCCTGGAACTCCAGCACACCGCGGCCACGCAACACGTAGACCAGTTTCAGAAACCGGTGCTCGCGCCATTCCATCGTGAATTGCGGTGAATGGTGACTTTCCAGCACCAGCACGCCCCACTCCGGAAGATTCTCTTGCAGTGCTCGGTCGGTCAGTCTTTGTTTTGGCATTCCCAGGTTCTCATCGGCATCGGTCGCACCGGCATGCAAACGTCCCGCGACAGCACGCGTGCCCGATCTGCCAAACGCGGCGTAACCGATTTTCCAAGACAGCTTTAAAAGAATCGTCTATTCTCTGCCAATCTGAATTCATATTTGCCCGAAACGCAACTGGCCAAGACCATGAACCAAGTGGAATCGATTGACCCGATCAAGATGTTGAAACCCCGGCGAAAAATCACCGGTGTTTCGGCGATTCTGTTGCCGCTGTTGAGCGACCTTGCGGTGGACTGGAAAGGTTTTGACGATCATGTCGCACGGACGTTCGACGCCGGACTGGCACCGGCCATCAACATGGACACCGGCTACGGAAATCTGATCGACGATGCGACGCGCCAACAGGCGTTGGAGCGGACGCAGGCGATCGCGGGGGGCCGCGATTATGTCGCCGGAGCCTTCGTCGCCGACCAACCCGGGGCCGCCTTCGATGCCGACGCCTACCGAGTCGGGGTCGACCAAATCCAGTCGCTCGGCGGAACCCCGATTTTTTTCCAGTCCTATGGGCTGCCCCAGGGCAGTGACGATCAGATCGTTTCCAACTACGAAACACTGGCCTCGGCCTGCGACTCGTTTTACGCGTTTGAATTGGCAACCGTGTTCGCCCCCTTTGGCTGCATCTATTCACTGGACGTCTACGAGCGTCTGATGCAAATCCAAAACTGCGTCGGTGCCAAACACTCATCACTCGATCGGGTCATGGAGTGGCAACGGTTGCAGTTGCGGGACAAGATCCGCCCGGAATTCAAGGTCATGACCGGCAACGACCTGGCGATCGACATGGTGATGTACGGAAGCGACTATCTGTTGGGGCTCAGTACGTTTGCGCCCGATGCCTTTGCCGCCCGCGACGCGATGTGGGAAAACGGTGACGAAGCGTTCTACGAACTGAACGATTTGCTCCAATACCTCGGCGCGTTCGCCTTCCGCCCCCCGGTACCCGCCTACAAGCACGACGCGGCGATGTTCTTGAAGCTGCGTGAGCAAATCCGAACCGATCAAACCTACCCCGGCTCCCCGGCTCGCCCGGACAGCGACCGCGAAGTGCTCGGCCACATCGCCCGCGACCTGGAAACGATCCTGGATCGCGCCGGAAAGTCACTTGAAACGACCGCCTAACCGCACCAGCGATCCGGATGAACCATCCATCCCAGCACGTGGCGTTAGCCAGTGGCGCGTGACGGTCGCCAAACTTGCACACGCCGCTCGCGTACCGGCCAGATGATTGAATCGGGATCTGCTGAGTCCATGGTGAGCCGCTGGCCGTCAGGCCTCGGGCGGGCGTCCCAATGCCCGGCCGCTTACGCGTCACGGCTCACTCAATCAACCGACCGCTTACGCGTCCCGCTGGCATCGACACGGGGCGTACAACTGAGCATCAAACCGCTCAGCCGCCATTCATCTCTCTTCACCTCTTTGCAAACCACTGACGTCGCTTCCCATGCCTACTTATCCACGCATCGCCAGCCTGAAAACGTTTGACGATTTCCAATCGCGACTCCGCGAACTTGAGCTGCAGCTCCCCGCCGATGAAGTCGTCGAATCGGGCCCCGCATCACCGCTTGCACAATCCGGCCAGGTCGGCGAATTGACGATCGGAAACCGGTTCTGCATCTTGCCGATGGAAGGCTGGGACGGGACCAAGGATGGCAAGCCGACGGACCTGACCCGACGGCGTTGGAAAAACTTTGGCATCAGTGGTGCCAAATTGATGTGGGGCGGTGAAGCGGTTGCGGTTCGGCACGACGGCCGGGCCAACCCGAACCAATTGTGTCTGACCGAAAACAATCTTTCCGAAATCGGTGGTCTGCGCGAACTGTTGATCGCGGCGCACGCCGAACGTTTCGGTAACACCGATGATTTGGTCGTGGGATTGCAATTGACCCACTCGGGACGATTCGCCCGCCCGAACGAAAAGGCGAAAGCCGAGCCGCGCGCGGCCCAGCGAAACCCGGCGCTCGATCCGCGGTTGAACATCAACGACGACTCGGGCGTGATGACCGATGATGAACTCAAGTCCCTGATCGATGACTTTGTCGTCGCATCGGTCCGCGCCGCCAAGCTCGGTTATCAGTTTGTCGACGTCAAACACTGTCACGGGTACCTCGGCCACGAGCTGCTGAGCGGTGTCGACCGCCGGGGCGAATTCGGTGGCAGTTTTGAAAACCGAACGCGGTTCCTGCGCGAGATCGTCGCGGGGATCCGTGCCGAAGCCCCCGAGTTGGAATTGGGCGTCCGGCTCAGTATCTATGACTTCCTTCCCTATCGAAAATCCGAATCGGGCGTCGGCGAACCCGATCCCGCCGGCGACCCGCGGCTGGTCTTTGGGTCCAATTCACGCGGCGACGGCGTGGAATTGTCCGAACCAATTCGGTTTTTGGATTTGATGCAATCGCTGGGGATGAAATTGATTTGCACGACCGCGGGCAGCCCCTACTACACACCGCACCTGCAGCGGCCCGCCTTCTTTCCGCCCAGCGACGGATACCAGCCGCCCGAAGCACCGCTGATCGGGGTGGACCGTCAAATCGAGGCCACTGCCGAACTGAAAAAACGGTTTCCGGCGATGTTCGTCGTCGGCTCGGGGTACACCTATCTGCAAGACTGGCTGCCCAATGTGGCCCAAGCCGTC
Encoded here:
- a CDS encoding helix-turn-helix domain-containing protein; the protein is MPKQRLTDRALQENLPEWGVLVLESHHSPQFTMEWREHRFLKLVYVLRGRGVLEFQDRVYHFESGDLVIVPPLTANRITDAPDAASSLYVCCIDPSLFAFDGGLIDRLRCGLVAGNPHFSNRVATQLRRMRHHQVSGDATRPVSMVASALRIVEWVMQLGGSSAEADVSRGRRSNDRELVEDYVARLATEFYEASTIDAAAASLGLSRRAFTKLFQEVTGSTWLTHVRRLAINHAKHQLAQTNLSIASVAFECGFNDLSTFYRQFKSQVGVAPKSYRQSIEAD
- a CDS encoding dihydrodipicolinate synthase family protein codes for the protein MNQVESIDPIKMLKPRRKITGVSAILLPLLSDLAVDWKGFDDHVARTFDAGLAPAINMDTGYGNLIDDATRQQALERTQAIAGGRDYVAGAFVADQPGAAFDADAYRVGVDQIQSLGGTPIFFQSYGLPQGSDDQIVSNYETLASACDSFYAFELATVFAPFGCIYSLDVYERLMQIQNCVGAKHSSLDRVMEWQRLQLRDKIRPEFKVMTGNDLAIDMVMYGSDYLLGLSTFAPDAFAARDAMWENGDEAFYELNDLLQYLGAFAFRPPVPAYKHDAAMFLKLREQIRTDQTYPGSPARPDSDREVLGHIARDLETILDRAGKSLETTA
- a CDS encoding oxidoreductase, giving the protein MPTYPRIASLKTFDDFQSRLRELELQLPADEVVESGPASPLAQSGQVGELTIGNRFCILPMEGWDGTKDGKPTDLTRRRWKNFGISGAKLMWGGEAVAVRHDGRANPNQLCLTENNLSEIGGLRELLIAAHAERFGNTDDLVVGLQLTHSGRFARPNEKAKAEPRAAQRNPALDPRLNINDDSGVMTDDELKSLIDDFVVASVRAAKLGYQFVDVKHCHGYLGHELLSGVDRRGEFGGSFENRTRFLREIVAGIRAEAPELELGVRLSIYDFLPYRKSESGVGEPDPAGDPRLVFGSNSRGDGVELSEPIRFLDLMQSLGMKLICTTAGSPYYTPHLQRPAFFPPSDGYQPPEAPLIGVDRQIEATAELKKRFPAMFVVGSGYTYLQDWLPNVAQAVIRNGWADSIGLGRMVLSYPDLPADVLEGTQLARKKVCRTFSDCTTAPRKGIISGCYPLDPFYKNLPERKELLALKKE